A single genomic interval of Agarivorans aestuarii harbors:
- a CDS encoding glucokinase, with the protein MAGFGLIADVGGTNIRLALVELKTGEIGRLKKYLCADYPSIADVISLYLKEQQETVTQACVAIACPTDKDWIAMTNHSWAFSKKEVQEQLGFEGFHVINDYTGIAMSIPTLTDEQKIQVGGGEAKTGAPIAVYGPGTGLGVAHLIHHDSEYVCIPGEGGHVEFAANDEKEAHVLAFLQKRLGHVSAERLLSGPGLVNIYEGLMDMHGKTAESFEPSDVTSRGLDGSCPVCVEAMEVFCRALGSFGGNLALNMSTFGGVYIAGGIITRFMDFFNNSDFRKRFEDKGRFVDFVAKVPVYIITEEQPGLQGAAAYLRQSNGYRI; encoded by the coding sequence ATGGCCGGTTTTGGTTTAATCGCCGACGTAGGTGGTACAAATATTCGTTTAGCTCTAGTTGAACTTAAAACAGGTGAAATAGGGCGTTTAAAAAAGTATTTATGTGCTGACTACCCAAGCATCGCTGATGTTATTTCCCTGTACCTAAAAGAACAACAAGAAACTGTAACCCAAGCTTGTGTCGCCATTGCATGTCCTACTGATAAAGATTGGATCGCAATGACCAATCACAGCTGGGCATTCTCTAAGAAAGAAGTACAAGAACAATTAGGCTTCGAAGGTTTCCATGTAATTAACGATTATACTGGCATCGCGATGTCTATCCCAACGTTGACCGACGAGCAAAAGATTCAAGTTGGCGGTGGCGAAGCTAAAACAGGCGCGCCAATTGCGGTATACGGCCCAGGAACTGGTTTAGGTGTCGCTCACTTAATCCATCACGACAGCGAGTATGTATGTATTCCGGGCGAGGGCGGCCATGTAGAGTTTGCCGCTAACGACGAAAAAGAAGCCCATGTATTGGCCTTCTTACAAAAACGTTTAGGTCATGTGTCGGCAGAGCGTTTGTTGTCAGGCCCTGGCTTAGTAAACATTTACGAAGGCTTAATGGACATGCACGGTAAAACCGCAGAAAGCTTTGAACCTTCAGATGTAACGTCTCGTGGACTTGACGGCAGCTGCCCAGTTTGTGTTGAAGCAATGGAAGTATTTTGCCGTGCTTTAGGCTCGTTTGGTGGTAACCTAGCGCTTAACATGTCTACCTTTGGCGGCGTATATATTGCCGGTGGCATCATTACTCGCTTTATGGATTTCTTCAATAACAGTGATTTCCGCAAGCGTTTTGAAGATAAAGGTCGCTTTGTAGATTTTGTGGCTAAAGTGCCTGTTTACATCATTACTGAAGAACAACCAGGCTTGCAGGGTGCGGCTGCTTACTTACGTCAAAGTAACGGCTACCGTATCTAG
- a CDS encoding MurR/RpiR family transcriptional regulator: MNTLEKITKNLENFSKSERKVAEVIIASPQTAIHSSIAALAKLADVSEPTVNRFCRRLDTKGFPDFKLHLAQSLANGTPYVNRHVDEEDGPEAYTSKIFESSMASLEAAKNSLDPNAVNRAVDLLTQAKKISFFGLGASASVAQDALNKFFRFNVPVSYFDDVVMMRMSCIVATEEDVIILISHTGRTKAMIDIAVLAQQNDSTVIGITSKDSPLAKECNLVLSMDVPEDTDVYMPMASRIAQMALIDVLATGFTLRRGEKFRENLRKVKQSLKDSRTDKAL, translated from the coding sequence ATGAATACGCTTGAAAAAATAACTAAAAATTTAGAAAACTTCAGCAAATCAGAACGTAAGGTTGCTGAGGTTATTATCGCCTCCCCTCAAACGGCGATTCATTCAAGTATTGCTGCATTAGCAAAACTGGCTGACGTAAGTGAACCGACAGTAAACCGCTTTTGTCGGCGCTTAGACACCAAAGGTTTCCCAGACTTTAAATTACACTTAGCGCAAAGCTTAGCCAACGGCACGCCCTACGTTAACCGCCATGTTGACGAAGAAGATGGCCCAGAAGCCTATACTTCTAAGATTTTTGAATCCTCTATGGCGAGCTTAGAAGCAGCAAAAAACAGTTTAGACCCTAATGCGGTAAACCGCGCTGTAGATTTATTGACCCAAGCCAAGAAAATCTCTTTCTTTGGTTTAGGTGCTTCAGCTTCGGTTGCTCAAGATGCCTTAAACAAGTTCTTCCGCTTTAATGTGCCAGTGAGTTACTTTGACGATGTAGTAATGATGCGCATGAGTTGTATTGTGGCTACCGAAGAAGATGTGATCATTTTGATTTCACATACCGGCCGCACTAAAGCAATGATTGATATTGCAGTGCTAGCTCAACAAAACGATTCAACGGTGATTGGTATTACCAGTAAAGACTCTCCGCTAGCTAAGGAATGTAACTTAGTATTGTCGATGGACGTGCCAGAGGATACCGACGTATATATGCCAATGGCCTCTCGAATTGCACAAATGGCATTGATTGACGTACTAGCTACCGGCTTTACCCTACGCCGAGGCGAGAAGTTCCGCGAGAATCTACGTAAAGTTAAACAAAGCCTTAAAGACTCGCGTACCGATAAGGCACTGTAA